In Salmo salar chromosome ssa15, Ssal_v3.1, whole genome shotgun sequence, one genomic interval encodes:
- the LOC106572030 gene encoding uncharacterized protein, translating into MTRLSLGLKQKDLAHRFSIHQSTVRRIIISRANLLYCLLGSARIWIPKETIKAHLPPEFNDYPYTQVVIDRTELLCQTPSSLLLQSEVFSSYKSHCTFKGMLGMSPNGAVTFVSWLYAGSVSDKEIFKQSGIISLLTPDMAIMVDKGFLVDDIVPCKVYRPAFLSRRTQMPAHEVRETQSIARLRVHVERMIRRVKEHKLFDTVIPLTISGSINQFFPVTCLLVNYQNGPLVRAWAKPV; encoded by the coding sequence ATGACTCGTCTGTCGCTGGGTCTGAAGCAGAAGGATTTGGCCCATCGGTTCAGCATCCACCAATCGACAGTGAGACGGATTATCATCTCTCGGGCCAATTTACTCTACTGTCTGCTTGGATCAGCACGGATATGGATCCCCAAGGAAACCATCAAAGCCCACCTACCACCTGAGTTCAACGACTATCCATACACCCAGGTAGTGATCGACCGCACTGAACTCCTCTGCCAGACACCATCTTCACTACTACTGCAGAGTGAGGTGTTTTCTTCCTACAAGTCACACTGTACCTTTAAGGGCATGTTGGGAATGTCACCAAATGGAGCTGTCACTTTTGTGTCATGGTTGTATGCTGGATCTGTGAGTGACAAGGAGATCTTCAAGCAGTCTGGAATTATTTCCTTACTCACCCCTGACATGGCCATTATGGTGGATAAGGGCTTTCTCGTAGATGACATTGTTCCGTGCAAGGTCTACCGGCCAGCCTTTCTGTCAAGACGCACACAGATGCCAGCGCATGAGGTTAGGGAGACCCAATCCATTGCCAGGCTGAGAGTGCATGTTGAAAGAATGATCCGCAGAGTAAAGGAGCACAAGCTTTTTGACACAGTCATCCCCCTGACCATCTCAGGCAGCATCAACCAATTTTTTCCAGTGACGTGCCTGTTGGTCAACTATCAAAACGGACCTTTGGTCAGAGCATGGGCCAAGCCAGTGTAA